Proteins encoded in a region of the Candidatus Obscuribacter sp. genome:
- the aroQ gene encoding type II 3-dehydroquinate dehydratase, with amino-acid sequence MLRLLVINGPNLNLLGLRETSIYGSGTLQDLQNKLTLKSSELGCLLDFVQSNHEGALVDAIQGAPQAGYQGIVINPGAYGHTSIALRDALLTVALPFVEVHISNIYAREEFRHKSLLSDIASGVIVGTGQIGYELAIRALVLQSNQA; translated from the coding sequence ATGCTCAGACTTTTAGTTATCAATGGACCCAATCTAAATTTGCTCGGACTCAGAGAGACCAGCATTTATGGCAGTGGTACATTGCAGGATTTACAAAACAAACTGACTCTAAAATCCAGTGAGCTGGGCTGTTTGCTCGATTTTGTCCAGAGCAATCACGAAGGCGCACTAGTTGATGCCATCCAGGGCGCGCCCCAGGCTGGCTATCAGGGCATTGTCATCAATCCAGGCGCTTATGGGCATACATCAATCGCCCTCAGAGACGCGCTACTTACTGTCGCACTACCCTTTGTAGAAGTGCATATCTCCAACATCTACGCGCGCGAAGAATTTAGACACAAGAGTCTCTTATCGGACATCGCCAGTGGTGTCATCGTTGGCACCGGACAAATTGGCTACGAGCTGGCTATTAGAGCGCTAGTGCTGCAAAGCAATCAGGCTTGA
- a CDS encoding AAA family ATPase — MKNIVLIGPSGSGKTSCATFIASTGSHVMVDSDELITKSTGLTPEQIFSQHGEPVFRQLESELLREIQKSLSEQSIVLSTGGGLPITAGNFEVLESIGHIVYLKANPEILAKRVQDGPARPMLNQTDNPSDTLTSRIETLITLREPVYKRANDIIDTTRHTIEEVSRLILTCIA, encoded by the coding sequence TTGAAAAATATAGTTTTAATAGGACCATCGGGCTCAGGTAAGACATCCTGTGCCACTTTTATTGCCAGCACTGGCAGTCATGTGATGGTTGATAGTGACGAGCTGATTACAAAGAGTACTGGTCTTACACCAGAGCAAATATTTAGTCAGCATGGAGAGCCAGTCTTTAGACAACTAGAGAGCGAGCTCTTGCGCGAAATCCAAAAGAGCTTGAGCGAGCAAAGCATAGTCCTCTCCACTGGCGGAGGACTGCCCATAACTGCTGGCAATTTTGAAGTATTAGAGTCGATTGGTCATATCGTCTATCTCAAAGCCAACCCTGAAATCCTTGCCAAGAGAGTACAGGATGGACCAGCAAGACCGATGCTCAATCAAACAGATAACCCAAGTGACACACTTACATCCCGCATAGAGACCTTGATTACTCTTAGAGAGCCTGTTTACAAGCGAGCTAATGACATTATCGACACAACAAGACACACAATTGAGGAGGTGTCTCGACTTATCCTCACTTGTATCGCATAA
- a CDS encoding tetratricopeptide repeat protein, which yields MASTSQISKSLHTGNRRSSRMLLLLFLGGTAVTLIPGVYLAVKDTPELSNFGALIASGSAKVLPGLTNLASTLHLPGTAGSTITPTASGKAPDPGPVVAPKSKESKQQNTASQVRIVDQAVATLNQQLEKDPRNPTLHNRLGIIYAELGEMDEAEAQFRQAVLLSKANIQELLAAVEQAKISGDLNQAGQLTVSISAMRLELSSAHSNLARVFEKLGDNRKVVSQLDELNRDVTIGGGLSHTQDSNKGEKLRPEVVKGLARAGAQMQIGRFSEAIRELNVVLSVEPDLVAAHEALGQAAMATNNYYLAEQELKKCLSLQPKASTYAMLGNIYQQRGKLKEASQAYVSALALNGGDANTAFNLGNIYATQSNNGKAIDAYKRALAANPQMAAAQNNIASIYTSIGQYQKAIEHFEKAIALAPTMGSARYGMGLALYHQGDYINAGKEFKQAIALDPSLTDAQLKAQECYRKAGLAHTQSKTTVNF from the coding sequence TTGGCTAGCACTAGTCAAATCTCTAAATCCTTACACACTGGCAATCGACGTAGCTCGCGCATGCTTCTCCTGCTCTTTTTAGGAGGCACCGCGGTTACGCTTATACCAGGTGTTTATCTGGCCGTAAAAGACACGCCGGAGTTGAGCAATTTTGGCGCACTGATAGCTTCGGGATCAGCAAAAGTTTTACCTGGCTTGACCAATCTGGCAAGCACATTGCACCTGCCCGGCACCGCTGGTAGCACTATCACACCTACTGCCAGTGGCAAAGCACCCGATCCAGGTCCAGTAGTAGCCCCTAAGAGCAAAGAATCAAAACAGCAAAACACAGCTAGCCAGGTCAGAATTGTCGACCAGGCTGTGGCCACACTCAATCAACAATTAGAAAAAGACCCTCGCAATCCCACGCTGCATAACCGTCTTGGCATTATTTATGCTGAGCTAGGTGAAATGGATGAAGCTGAAGCCCAGTTTAGGCAGGCAGTGCTGTTATCAAAAGCCAATATTCAGGAGCTTTTAGCGGCAGTCGAGCAGGCAAAAATAAGTGGTGATCTAAATCAGGCTGGTCAACTAACAGTTTCTATTTCGGCCATGCGTCTTGAGCTATCATCGGCACATTCCAATCTCGCTCGTGTCTTTGAAAAATTGGGCGACAACCGCAAAGTAGTAAGCCAGCTCGATGAACTCAACCGTGATGTCACCATTGGTGGCGGACTGAGTCATACGCAGGACAGTAACAAAGGCGAAAAACTCAGACCAGAAGTAGTCAAAGGATTGGCTAGAGCTGGCGCTCAGATGCAGATAGGGCGCTTTAGCGAAGCAATACGAGAACTCAATGTAGTCTTAAGCGTAGAACCAGACCTGGTGGCAGCACACGAGGCCCTGGGACAAGCAGCCATGGCCACAAACAACTATTACCTGGCCGAGCAAGAGCTAAAAAAATGTCTCTCGCTCCAACCCAAAGCCTCTACCTATGCCATGCTAGGCAACATCTACCAGCAAAGAGGCAAACTCAAAGAAGCATCGCAAGCCTATGTCAGTGCCCTTGCACTAAATGGTGGCGACGCCAACACTGCCTTTAATTTGGGCAATATCTATGCCACTCAAAGTAATAATGGTAAAGCTATTGATGCCTACAAGAGAGCTCTGGCAGCCAATCCTCAAATGGCCGCGGCGCAAAATAATATAGCCTCGATTTACACATCTATCGGCCAATACCAAAAAGCTATCGAACACTTCGAAAAAGCAATTGCTCTGGCTCCGACAATGGGCTCGGCCCGTTATGGCATGGGACTGGCACTCTATCATCAGGGTGACTACATCAATGCCGGCAAAGAGTTTAAGCAAGCAATTGCCCTTGATCCCAGCTTAACTGATGCCCAGCTCAAAGCCCAGGAATGTTATCGTAAGGCAGGGCTGGCCCACACTCAATCAAAAACAACTGTCAACTTTTAA
- a CDS encoding LptF/LptG family permease has protein sequence MIGLKLVDRYIANEFWQPLLFGIGIVTGVWFGADQLKTIFNLVMRSGVPLEMALAILGLHLPEVIVMTIPIGVLLGTLLVFNRLSGDSEIIALRTSGVSFYRIMVAPLMFGLLTSFVSFGLNELVVPWANRTSKRLEFQALYKTELPAGQANFTYFERGKDLTLNRLFYVGYYSGKFLNNIIVLDFTRDKLVQIIAATSGLWSNGEWTLEKGRTYVLSGDSDITRVMQFDKMVIPGLSTVQKVMETGKVAPKEMNLIELGNYLELLKKSNGQTNDLLVRYYQKYSQPLACLIVALAGAPLGLLARRSRSNLGLIYSAVVVFLYYVLQSSSGAMGDAGRIPPMLAAWLPNIVIGILGLVILYNKSK, from the coding sequence ATGATCGGGCTAAAACTTGTTGACCGTTATATCGCCAACGAATTTTGGCAGCCACTGCTCTTTGGTATCGGTATCGTCACCGGCGTATGGTTTGGTGCCGACCAGCTCAAAACTATCTTTAACCTGGTGATGAGATCAGGCGTGCCGCTGGAGATGGCGCTAGCTATCCTCGGTCTGCACTTACCAGAAGTAATCGTTATGACCATCCCAATCGGTGTACTGTTAGGTACACTGCTGGTCTTTAACAGACTCTCTGGCGACTCTGAGATTATCGCTCTACGTACCAGTGGTGTGAGCTTTTATCGCATCATGGTGGCACCTTTGATGTTTGGTCTATTGACCAGTTTTGTCAGCTTTGGTCTCAACGAGCTAGTCGTGCCGTGGGCCAACCGCACCAGTAAAAGACTGGAGTTTCAGGCTCTCTACAAAACCGAATTACCAGCTGGACAAGCCAACTTTACTTATTTTGAACGGGGTAAAGACCTGACTCTCAATCGCCTCTTTTATGTGGGCTATTACAGTGGCAAGTTTTTGAATAACATCATTGTGCTCGACTTTACCCGCGACAAGCTGGTACAGATTATTGCCGCTACATCAGGACTCTGGTCCAATGGTGAGTGGACTCTCGAAAAAGGCCGGACTTATGTACTATCGGGAGACTCTGATATCACAAGGGTGATGCAGTTTGACAAGATGGTCATACCAGGTCTTTCCACAGTGCAAAAGGTTATGGAGACTGGTAAAGTCGCCCCCAAAGAAATGAACTTGATTGAGCTTGGTAATTATCTGGAGCTGCTCAAAAAGAGCAATGGTCAGACAAACGACCTGCTTGTGCGCTACTACCAAAAGTACTCACAGCCTCTAGCCTGTCTCATTGTGGCTCTGGCAGGTGCACCTTTGGGACTGTTGGCGAGACGCTCGCGCAGCAACCTGGGTCTTATATATAGTGCGGTCGTGGTCTTTCTTTATTATGTCTTGCAGTCGTCATCAGGTGCCATGGGGGATGCCGGACGCATACCACCGATGCTGGCGGCCTGGCTGCCTAATATAGTGATTGGGATATTAGGACTGGTCATTTTGTATAACAAGTCCAAATAA
- the lptB gene encoding LPS export ABC transporter ATP-binding protein, translating to MTSAAAATTATKTLIIENLQKSYAGRRVVDGVSFHVSRGEVVGLLGRNGAGKTTSFDMVLGLVTPEKGRISMGNVNMTKLPIHERSRLGVGYLPQETSIFRKLTVVENIKIILEMRNFPNREHKQRISNLLEQFGLQYLGETVAMSLSGGERRRLELARCLAAEPEFILLDEPFTGVDPISIGDIQGLIRRLRDEWNLGVLLTDHNPRATLKITDRAYLIDAGKILVAGSSREVADSPIARKQYLGEDFSL from the coding sequence ATGACCTCAGCAGCAGCGGCCACCACTGCCACCAAAACACTCATAATCGAAAACCTACAAAAATCCTACGCCGGCAGACGTGTTGTTGACGGAGTCAGCTTCCATGTCAGCCGCGGCGAAGTAGTCGGCTTGCTAGGACGTAACGGAGCCGGTAAAACCACATCATTTGATATGGTGCTGGGTCTTGTCACCCCCGAAAAGGGTCGCATCTCGATGGGCAACGTCAATATGACAAAGTTGCCCATTCACGAAAGATCAAGGCTGGGTGTCGGTTATCTGCCCCAAGAAACATCAATCTTTCGCAAACTAACTGTAGTCGAAAACATCAAAATCATCCTCGAGATGCGCAACTTCCCCAATCGGGAGCACAAACAACGTATCAGCAACTTGCTTGAGCAATTTGGTCTGCAATATCTAGGCGAGACTGTGGCCATGTCGCTCTCCGGTGGTGAACGCAGACGACTGGAATTAGCCCGCTGCCTGGCTGCCGAGCCTGAATTTATCCTGTTGGACGAACCTTTTACCGGGGTTGACCCAATTTCGATTGGAGATATCCAGGGACTGATTCGCCGTCTACGCGACGAATGGAACCTCGGTGTGTTGCTAACCGACCACAACCCGCGAGCAACACTAAAAATCACAGATAGAGCCTATTTAATTGACGCCGGCAAAATCCTTGTAGCCGGCAGCTCGCGCGAAGTTGCTGATAGCCCTATCGCCCGCAAACAGTATCTTGGTGAGGACTTCAGTCTATGA
- the lptC gene encoding LPS export ABC transporter periplasmic protein LptC yields MWIFRTDAFKLILALSILGTIVGLMFYAQNMANRIEKEAEEQRRLNPTAVTTSIDNYELKEIDDANHIRWILRAKRAVLEKDRKFSLDSIDMQYFDDGKEKMHLIAPIGMADEASRQIQLDSNDKQKVIAMGQEGKSRLETSKLELTKKNQFKATGGVNIDWTGVAKVTGNYATGVLGKADLEDLKIIGNTHAVIQ; encoded by the coding sequence ATGTGGATATTTAGGACCGATGCATTCAAACTCATCCTGGCTTTATCAATATTAGGCACCATTGTTGGACTGATGTTTTACGCCCAAAACATGGCTAACCGCATCGAAAAAGAAGCGGAAGAACAGCGTCGTTTAAATCCAACAGCGGTTACAACATCTATTGACAACTACGAACTCAAAGAAATCGATGATGCTAACCACATCCGCTGGATTCTCAGAGCCAAAAGAGCTGTACTCGAAAAAGACCGCAAGTTTTCGCTGGACTCAATTGACATGCAGTACTTTGACGACGGCAAAGAAAAGATGCACTTGATTGCGCCAATAGGCATGGCAGACGAAGCCTCTCGTCAAATCCAACTGGATAGCAATGACAAACAAAAGGTCATAGCGATGGGCCAGGAAGGAAAGTCAAGACTTGAAACAAGCAAGCTGGAATTAACGAAAAAAAATCAGTTTAAAGCCACCGGGGGTGTTAACATCGACTGGACCGGGGTAGCCAAGGTGACCGGCAATTACGCCACAGGCGTGCTGGGCAAAGCCGATCTGGAAGATCTCAAGATTATTGGTAATACACACGCCGTCATTCAATAA
- a CDS encoding tetratricopeptide repeat protein: MKIKSKAHHYLRAGAPACLFALSYLILSSAWLPSLAQSSPAKTTPAQATPAQVTQAHGIADQLNPAKSSPSKSPAVDKAATVNATPDQGSEAAKDDAKPSDEPVAKVILAPGKALVVNTGFEDIVCTNDVTLARKQRENFADSPEASFIYAVALSRTCMVEDALKEVRRARKLAEKQGGPAYFDKMIKSYEDMLTYYPDDNQVRYHLAWAYYMKAYVLAKYSHQNTAYKEWLDNAKNPPNKDAIANKDAIANKDAVANKDTETNKDAEESTGKSSGSVLSDMTHIQKTVSGASPQAIPQIQQYYKLALDKLDQVIARDPGDTWARIYRAHLALESSGKLDESIAQWEMAKQQNPNNPAPYFFLGEGFLKQGNLKECLRNVSKAIALRTDMNANQSTQAEPVATSSSGIQSKDKVDATTLPSGSKSESKEISKGGLK; this comes from the coding sequence ATGAAAATCAAGTCAAAAGCCCACCATTACTTAAGAGCAGGCGCTCCGGCGTGCCTCTTTGCCCTGTCATATTTAATCCTGAGCAGCGCCTGGCTGCCCAGCCTGGCTCAGAGCAGTCCAGCTAAGACTACTCCAGCTCAGGCTACTCCAGCTCAGGTTACTCAAGCTCATGGTATTGCAGACCAGCTCAACCCAGCAAAATCCAGCCCATCTAAAAGCCCAGCCGTGGATAAGGCTGCAACGGTCAATGCCACCCCCGACCAGGGCAGTGAGGCGGCTAAAGACGACGCCAAACCCAGCGATGAGCCTGTCGCCAAAGTGATACTGGCTCCAGGCAAGGCACTGGTGGTCAATACTGGCTTTGAGGATATCGTCTGTACCAACGATGTCACTCTGGCTCGCAAACAGCGCGAAAACTTTGCCGATAGCCCCGAGGCTAGCTTTATCTATGCCGTAGCCCTCAGTCGCACCTGTATGGTGGAAGACGCACTCAAAGAAGTACGCCGGGCTCGCAAGTTAGCCGAAAAACAGGGTGGTCCTGCTTATTTTGACAAGATGATCAAAAGCTATGAGGACATGCTCACTTACTATCCAGACGACAATCAAGTGCGCTATCACCTGGCCTGGGCTTACTACATGAAAGCCTATGTACTGGCCAAATACAGTCATCAAAACACAGCCTATAAAGAATGGCTGGACAATGCCAAAAATCCACCTAATAAGGATGCAATAGCTAATAAAGACGCAATAGCTAATAAAGACGCCGTAGCTAATAAAGATACAGAGACTAATAAGGATGCAGAAGAAAGCACTGGCAAAAGCAGTGGCTCTGTACTGTCCGACATGACACATATACAAAAGACAGTCTCTGGTGCCTCACCACAGGCAATACCACAGATACAACAGTACTACAAACTCGCTCTCGATAAACTCGACCAGGTAATAGCACGAGATCCAGGTGATACCTGGGCTCGCATCTACCGGGCCCACCTGGCACTGGAGTCATCAGGCAAACTAGATGAGTCGATTGCACAGTGGGAGATGGCAAAACAACAAAATCCTAATAATCCCGCACCCTATTTTTTCCTGGGCGAAGGTTTTCTCAAACAAGGCAATCTCAAAGAATGCTTGCGGAATGTTTCTAAAGCTATAGCACTTCGTACTGATATGAACGCAAATCAATCTACTCAAGCTGAGCCTGTGGCAACATCTTCATCAGGCATTCAGTCTAAGGACAAAGTGGACGCCACCACGTTGCCAAGCGGCAGCAAATCAGAGTCAAAAGAAATCAGCAAAGGAGGTCTTAAATAA
- a CDS encoding HAD family hydrolase: protein MYKLAIFDFDGTLVDSTPGIIDVMRDVVKEYNFDEEIIEEWQHLVGVPLPKQMEIIFPDNDAAFHLEVANRYRAIYDTKAIEICPPFPHMADLLKNLKNAGVVVTIASSKRSNLVQVVIDHHNLNEYFAMVVGAQEVTNHKPHPESVHITVEKLAMTHDDAVVIGDSIFDLDMAKNAGVDAIGVTTGVHTKAMLERSAPTHIVSDLQEVERLILKGKNGKGSAY from the coding sequence TTGTACAAACTAGCAATTTTTGATTTTGATGGCACCCTTGTAGACTCAACTCCAGGCATCATTGACGTCATGCGTGACGTGGTCAAAGAGTACAACTTTGATGAAGAAATCATCGAAGAATGGCAGCATCTAGTTGGCGTGCCGCTACCCAAGCAGATGGAAATCATTTTTCCTGATAACGATGCGGCCTTTCACCTGGAAGTAGCCAATCGCTACCGCGCCATATACGATACCAAGGCAATTGAGATTTGCCCGCCGTTTCCACATATGGCTGACCTGCTCAAAAATCTCAAAAACGCTGGCGTGGTAGTGACAATCGCCTCGTCCAAGCGCTCAAATCTCGTCCAGGTCGTAATCGATCACCACAATCTCAACGAATACTTTGCCATGGTGGTAGGTGCGCAAGAAGTGACCAATCACAAGCCTCACCCTGAGTCTGTGCATATCACCGTCGAAAAATTAGCCATGACCCATGACGATGCTGTAGTCATAGGAGACTCTATTTTTGACCTGGATATGGCCAAAAATGCCGGAGTAGATGCCATCGGAGTGACCACTGGGGTACACACCAAAGCAATGCTGGAGCGCTCAGCACCGACTCATATAGTCTCCGACCTGCAAGAAGTCGAAAGACTCATTTTAAAAGGCAAAAACGGCAAAGGCTCGGCTTATTAA
- the carA gene encoding glutamine-hydrolyzing carbamoyl-phosphate synthase small subunit: MLTRDAQGQVSINLPEGHTKAHLVIEDGTVLTGLSFGKPGVATGELVFNTSLTGYQEVLTDPSYAGQIITFTYPEIGNYGISSDHNESSKIYARGMVVRHLSRIYSNQQAVMSLDAFLKEHGIVGISEIDTRMITRAIRDKGAMRCLISTEHDIDIAGVKESLIKQVRELPDMTGQDLTGEVTTSKIYKVGNGKYKVAVMDFGCKQNILRELAKRDIEATVYPASTKAAVILESKPDGIFLSNGPGDPAACSDILAELPKLINSKIPIFGICLGHQLLSIAMGARTFKLKFGHRGGNQPVKDLTTGKVEVTSQNHGFAVDDSSIPDHLELTHINLNDMSVEGIRHKELPIFAVQYHPESSPGPHDSTYLFDRFLHLMQKTKTTA; encoded by the coding sequence ATGCTGACACGGGATGCTCAGGGTCAAGTCTCAATCAACCTCCCAGAGGGACACACAAAGGCTCATTTAGTAATAGAAGACGGCACAGTTTTGACTGGTCTGTCCTTTGGCAAACCTGGCGTAGCCACTGGAGAGCTGGTATTTAACACCAGTTTGACTGGTTATCAGGAAGTACTGACCGACCCCAGTTATGCAGGTCAAATAATCACATTTACCTATCCAGAGATAGGCAACTACGGCATCTCAAGCGACCACAATGAGAGTAGCAAAATCTATGCCCGGGGCATGGTAGTGCGCCATCTCTCCCGTATCTATAGCAATCAGCAGGCTGTGATGAGCCTTGATGCCTTCCTCAAAGAGCATGGCATTGTCGGCATATCCGAGATAGATACACGCATGATCACACGCGCCATCCGCGACAAAGGCGCGATGCGCTGTTTAATATCTACTGAGCATGATATCGATATAGCCGGAGTCAAAGAGAGCCTGATCAAGCAAGTCAGAGAGCTGCCAGACATGACCGGTCAGGACCTCACCGGCGAAGTAACAACAAGCAAAATCTATAAAGTCGGCAATGGCAAATACAAAGTGGCAGTGATGGACTTTGGTTGCAAGCAAAATATTTTGAGAGAGCTTGCCAAACGCGACATCGAAGCCACTGTTTATCCCGCCTCCACCAAAGCCGCTGTGATTTTGGAGAGCAAACCGGACGGCATCTTTTTGTCCAACGGTCCTGGCGATCCGGCTGCTTGCAGCGATATATTGGCCGAATTACCCAAGCTAATTAACAGCAAAATCCCAATATTTGGCATTTGTCTTGGACACCAGTTGCTCTCTATCGCCATGGGTGCGCGCACCTTTAAACTCAAGTTTGGGCACCGTGGTGGCAACCAACCAGTCAAAGATCTGACCACAGGCAAAGTAGAAGTAACCTCTCAAAACCATGGGTTTGCCGTGGATGATAGCTCCATCCCGGACCATCTTGAGCTTACTCACATCAATTTAAACGACATGTCCGTAGAAGGTATAAGACACAAAGAACTCCCTATCTTTGCTGTGCAATACCACCCCGAGTCCAGTCCTGGTCCGCATGACAGCACATACTTGTTTGATCGCTTTTTGCATCTGATGCAAAAAACCAAAACAACAGCTTAG